The nucleotide window TCTGCATCTGGGTATTCGTAGTCGTGTAATTCTCCGTTCAGATATTTGTCGTAACCAACCAAGTCCATTAGGCCATGACCACTAAAGTTGAAAAGAATGGTCTTTTCTTTGCCTTCTTCTTTAGCCTTTTTGGCTTCGCGAATAGTGGCAGCTATGGCGTGTGTTGTTTCTGGTGCCGGAATAATGCCTTCTGTTTTGGAGAACAATAGACCTGCTTCGAAACATTCACTTTGGTGAATCGCTTGAGCTTCCATCAAGTTGTCGCGTAAAGCAGCGCTTACTAGTGGAGACATTCCATGGTAACGCAAACCACCAGCATGAATTGGTGCAGGAACAAAATTGTGTCCCAAACTGTGCATCGCCATGAGCGGAGTCATTTGTGCCACGTCACCGTTGTCGTATATAAAAGGAGCTTTGGTTAGAGTTGGACACGAAAATGGCTCGGCTCCAATGATTTGAATGTCAGCTCCATTGACTTTGTCGTAGATGAAAGGGAATGAAAGTCCGGCAAAATTACTGCCGCCTCCGCAGCAGCCGATCACAATATCTGGTTTGTTGATTCCCACTTTAGCCAGTTGTTTTTTAGCTTCTAAACCAATAATGGTTTGGTGTAACATCACGTGGTTCAATACCGATCCCAATGCGTAGCGGGTTTGTCCGGTCGAGTCGCCCACGGCAGCTTCAACAGCTTCCGAAATGGCAATACCCAGCGAACCTGGAGTATCTGGATATTGGGCTAATATATCACGTCCAGCCTTGGTTTCCATACTTGGGCTGGCCACACATTTTCCACCCCACGTATTCATCATCATTTTCCGAAATGGCTTTTGGTCGAAACTTACCCGAACCATAAATACCTTACATTCTATTCCGCCAATAACCGAGCAGGCAAAGGAAAGAGCAGATCCCCATTGTCCTGCACCTGTTTCAGTGGTTAATTTTTTAATGCCAAATTGTTTGTTGTACCAGGCTTGCGGAATGGCTGTATTCGGCTTATGGCTTCCTGCAGGGGAAACACCTTCGTTTTTGTAGTAGATTTTAGCGGGAGTTCCCAATGCTTCCTCTAATTCGTAGGCTCGAATCAGAGGACTGGGACGCCAGCGAAAAAGGTGTTCACGAATTTCTTCAGGGATGTCGATCCAACGCTCCTGGCTCACTTCCTGCTCAATCAGGTTCATTGGGAAAACAGGTGCAAGCATATCCGGACTTACAGGATTTCCATCTGGTCCTAGTGGCGGGTTTAGAGGGGTTAATAGGTCTGGAGCTAGGTTGTACCATTGCTTGGGCATATCAGCCTCATCCAAAAAGATTTTCTTTTGTCTGGTCATGATTTTATCGTTTTATTTAGTGTTTTAAAAAAAAGAAAAGGGGTTTGCTGCGTAAACAGCAAACCCCTTCCCCAACCATTAATATGGTAGTACAATATTATTTTGCTTACGTGCTTCCATTTTCACGTTACGCTGATGCCATTCTTTACCAAATTCTGGAATTGTATGCATATTTTCATTTTGCGCCCCTAAAACTAATTATTATTTTTTAGTTTTCAAGAGCTGAAAACAACGAGGTAATTTTTTTAAGCGATTCTTGGTTACGGATGTAAAGTGCATCGTGTTCTCAACACTTTTATGTTTTTCTGTATTGAAATTAAATTCCTCTAAAAATGAATGATTGATTGCCATTTCTTTTCAATAAATCCGGTAACGAACGTCCAATACTTATCGATGAATTCTTCAGGCCTAAAATAAATTTTTGTGTTTCAAGGATTCAGCTTATTTTTGCAGCTCATTTTCATAGAAGATTTACCCAATGAATAAACCGACCGTTGTAAGTGGCATTAGGCCAACAGGATTTTTACACTTAGGAAACTATTTTGGAGCAGTACAAAACTTTTTGCGTATGCAGGAAGATTACAATTGTTACTTTTTTATTGCCGATATTCACTCGCTAACAACGCATCCTACGCCTGAGAACCTTCAAGCTGGAGTTAAACAAGTGCTGGCTGAGTATTTGGCTTGTGGTATTGACCCTGAAAAATCAACGATTTTTATTCAAAGTGATGTGCCGGAAATTCCGCAGCTGTACACCATCTTGAATATGAATGCCTATTTGGGCGAACTGGAACGTACAACTTCGTTTAAAGATAAAGCCCGCCAACAGCCTGAGAATGTGAACGCCGGTTTGTTGACCTATCCGGTGTTAATGGCTTCGGATATTATTATTCATAAAGCCCACTTTGTTCCGGTTGGGAAAGATCAGGAACAAAATCTGGAAATGGCACGAAAGTTTGCGAAGCGATTCAATCGTATGTACAAATCTGACGTATTTCCGATTCCAAAGCCCTTTACTTTAGATGGTGCTGATTTGGTTAAAGTTCCCGGATTGGACGGTAGCGGGAAGATGGGTAAATCAGAAGGCAATGCCATTAATTTATACGACACCGAGAAGGAAATTCGCAAAAAGGTGATGCGTGCGGTGACTGACTCCGGACCAATAGAAATGAATGCTGAGAAACCGGAGGCAATTCAGAATTTGTTTACTCTCATGAAAATTGTTTCGCAGTCGGAAGTCGTTGCTCAATTTGATGATGCCTATAACAAATGCGAAATTCGTTATGGCGATATGAAAAAGCAATTGGCCGAAGATATTGTGAAATTCACCAATCCTATTCGGGAGCGTATTGTAGATATTTTAGAAGATGATGCTTACTTAGCCAAAGTGGCTAAAATGGGAGCAGAAAAGGCTCGTGAATCAGCCGTTACTACATTGCAGGAAGTGAAAAATTTGGTTGGGTTCCGTAAATTCTACTAAATCTAAACAAGGAGAGATGTCCACATCCTGAACTCGTTTAAGGATCTCTATAGTATCGGAACAGACTCTGAAACAAGTTCACAATGAATGTGTCAGTGGCTTTGGATGTTAATTCGGTGCTCTGTATTTCCCCAGAAACAGTAAGTTAATCCGATGTTGCCAGAAGAGTATTATTTGCCGACAGCAGGCTACATAATACTCTTCTGGTTTTTCTGGTTTTGAGATTTCTTCAAGCCAGTTGACATTCCAATCGATTCGGGAGGTTTTACCATTGAAGTTTTCATCAATATAAAGTTGGAGTTTTCTCAGAATCGTGTTCCTGAAAAAAACTAAGCAATAAAGAACCCCTTAAAAAAGGAGCTCTCATTTATCTTTTAACATAAATCCATATTCCCGAGTCGGGCGATTCCGTTCTTAATTTTGCTCGAAATGTTTTCGCTTCTCGCATTGATGCGAAGCTATCTAGTGCAATGTAATTCAACCCTTTTATTACACCAATATTACGTGCGTTAAAACCTTCGTCTTGCTTTTGTTGCACAAACCTCGTAGCATTGGCAGCACTCCTAAAACTACCACCAATAATGTAGTATGCATGATCAAGAGCTGGTTTTTCAGACATAGCTGAAGCTTCAACAACAGCCGGACGAGGCTCGATCTTCTGAACTACTTCCAGACGTGGCATCATCTCGGTCAAACTTGTAATGTCTGACTTTTGCAGGTTGCTGTTATTGTTTTGAAACGGCACGAGTGCCAAAGTAAACAACAATGGAATTGCCACTAATACCTTTTTCAGGGTGCGTTTTTGGAAAAGTACCTGAACAGCATCGCGTTGTTCTTGCGAAATTGGAGTGCGAACGGTGTTTCTAGCGTATAGTGTTTCGTACTCAAAAGCTCCCAGTCCATAGGCGTCCAGATTTAGGTTTTCAATAATCGCCGGACTAAATACCAGGCTTTCATTTTCATCATAAACCAATTCGCCAATACCTTCAATGTTGATCGTCTCACCATCGGTTAATCGGTAGTTCATTTCCTGAACCATCAGATCTACTTTGCGATTGGCTGCGAGATAGTTGTCGCCTTCTTTTTCAACAAGATAATTAATCAGCAAGCCATCGTTAAATTTTAGCTTTTCGTTAAAGCTAATGGCTTTTGTAGGAGGTGCAAACTGTGCATTCTGATGTGTGGCTGGTTTGTAATTACTTACAAATCCTCCAAACCCAGGAATGATCACACAGTCATTCAACAATAGAAGTTCCTTGATGTAGCTTAATATTTCCACTGAATTTCAATGTTTGGATCAAAAATAAAGAAAAATTAATACGTTAACAAGTCAAAGTTTTCAACATTTATTCGGAGTTTTCAAAGGTGAAAGATTAAGATGCACTTCGATGTTCCACTATGCACTGCTGAAAAAATTGTAGTTTTGGAGAAAATACTCAATCAATTACTATGACTCAAAAAATTTTAGTGACCGGAGGAACCGGCTATATCGGATCTCATACGGTTGTTGAACTGCAAAATGCAGGATATGAAGTGATCGTCGTGGATGATCTTTCCAACTCCAGTGCCGACGTTCTGGAAAACATCGAAAAGATATCGGAGAAGAAACCGACTTTCGAACAGTTTAGCTTGGCTGACTACAACAAAACTGAGGATTTTTTTAGCCGCAATCAGGATATCGCGGCCATCATTCACTTTGCGGCTTCGAAGGCTGTTGGTGAGTCAGTGCAAATGCCGCTGCATTATTACCGCAACAACCTGGTGTCGCTGATGAACATTTTGGAATGCCAGCGCAAGTATAACATTGCGAACATTGTATTCTCTTCTTCGTGTACGGTTTATGGCCAGCCGGATCAATTGCCGGTAACCGAAGATACGCCTCGAAAAGATGCGGAATCGCCCTACGGAAATACCAAACGGGTGAATGAAGATATTTTGCAAGACAGTATTAAAGCTTACCCCGAGATTACAGGAATTGCCTTGCGTTATTTCAACCCAATTGGGGCGCATTCAACAGCTTTGATTGGCGAATTACCTCTTGGAGTGCCGCAAAATTTGGTGCCTTTTATTACACAGACAGCTGCCGGACTGCGCGAAGAACTCAGCGTATTTGGCGATGATTACGACACGCCTGATGGTTCTGCTATTCGCGATTACATCAATGTAGTGGATTTAGCCAAGGCGCATGTGATTGCCATTGAACGCCTGTTGAAGAATAAAAATAAAGGCGGCTATGAAGTCTTTAACCTCGGAACCGGAAATGGCTATTCTGTATTGGAAATTATAAATGGTTTTGAAAAAGCGACCGGCGTAAAACTAAACTATAAAGTTGTACCTCGTCGTGCCGGCGATATCGAAAAGATTTGGGCCGATACCATCTATGCCAATGAAGAACTGGGTTGGAAAGCTGAAAAAGGGCTGGAAGAAACCTTGCTGTCGGCCTGGAACTGGGAAAAGCGAGTTCGGGATATTGAGTAGTTGGAAGAATCGTTAAAAATTAGGATATGAAGGCTTTTCCCGACTGGGAAGAGCCTTTTTTATGACAGTTTGCGAACAAGGGGCTATCCAAAATGTGAGAATGTAACAGTTCCTCATGATTGGGTAGTTAGCGGTTCGTTTGATAAGGATATTCGAGTCGACCTGTAAACTTCTTGACTGCAGAGAAAGGAGTCGTGTGTTCGCGGTTTTTGAAGGAGCAATGAGCGATAGTTTGAATGGTTGTTCATTAAATAGAATAATCTGTACTGTATTGAAATATCAATTTCCAAATGATTGATTTGGGCTGGAAGAATATCTTACAGACTTTTTGGGTCTTCTAAATCTTCATTTGGGTGACTTAGGGGATAGATTAACTCAATTTCTTCTTTCTTTACCCGATCATTTTCCGCAAATAATCTTGGGTAACATAAACTTAACATTTCCTTTCTTGTATACTTCTGTAGGTGCTGTTATTGTTATTATTTGCTGATAATAAGAGGCTTGAGTCTTGTTTTAATTCCCCGCTAATTATCGCTTTAAGATCATTTAAATTCAATTAGCAAACATTTAAAAATATAAACATCTATAAATATAGATATATAGATTCGAAACCATTATTTTTGCTTCCAGAAAACAAATCAGAAAGAATAGATATGCAAAAACAATTACACATTTATTTACTGCTATTAAGCTTTACGATTCCTCTAATAGGATTGGGACAGGTGAAGCAGCTGAGTTTGGAGGAGGCTTTGCAGCTGGCCGGAGAAAACAATCGGTCGGCAAAAGTTGCAGAAGCCCGGCAGCAAGCAGCCCGCGGGTCTTATCGAATGACCAATTCATTGTTTTTACCAGGCTTATCGGTTAGTCATACTGGAGTGTCAACTAACGATCCGTTGTCGGCTTTCGGCTTTAAGCTCAAGCAGGAGGTGGTCACTCAAGCCGATTTTAACCCCGCAATGTTGAACGATCCAGACGATATTGAGAATTATAGTACAAAAATTGAGTTGCAACAACCCATCCTTAACGTGGATGGTATTTACGCCCGCAAAGCAGCTAAAAATCAATACGAAGCGGTATCGCTTCAGACCGAGCGCACGCGTCAGCAAATTCAATACGAAGTCAAGAAAGCTTATTTCCAATTGGAGTTGGCACAGTCAGCCGTTGAGGTGTTACAACAATCGGTTAATGTAGCCAAGGAAGCACTAACGCTAACGAAAGACAATGAAGCACAAGGCTTTGTTAAACATGCCGATGTGCTGGAAGCTTCAGTTCGTATGGAAGAGCGCCAAAGCCAGTTGCGCGAAGCCAACAATCAACTACAAACAGCCAACGAGTTTTTGGCTCACCTGGTGGGATTGGACTTAAACTCCAGCATTGAACCAACCGACTCAATGGTAGAAGATCCGGCTCAGTTCACCGTAAATTACAATCCGGGAGAATTGGAAAACCGGTCGGATCTTAAAGCTGTGCAGAAGCAAATTGAAGCAACTGAAAATATGCTTCGTTCGGAAAAAATGAAATTCATTCCTCGGGTAAATGCCTTTGGAAGTTACGAGTGGAACGACAAGGAAATACTGGGAACGTCGGCCAGTAACTACATGGTTGGAGCCAGTTTAAGCTGGGATTTATTCAGCGGGTATAAAAATGTGGGAAGCGTACAAAAAGCCAGTGCGCAACTCAACGAAGCCCGCTACAATTACGACGATTATCTGTCACAAAGCCAAATACAGTTAAACAGAGCCAAACGAAAATTAGAATTAACTTATCAACAGATTCAGTCGGGTAAACTAGCCAAGGAGCAAGCCGAAGAGTCGCTCCGTATTCGCACCGACCGGTTTGAGCAGGGGCTGGAAAAAACCACTGATTTGTTGATTGCCGAAGCACTGGCTTCGAAGAAAAACCTGGATTATATCCAACGTATTTACAATTATAAACAGGCAGTATTCGAACTGGAATTATTGCTTGAAAAAGAGATTAACGAATAAAGCCAAGATAACGATGAAGACAAATTTAGTTAGAACAAGCCCATTTATAATAGCTCTGGCACTAGGGATTTTGATTTCCTCGTGCGGCAAAAACGATAAACAAGAAGCCGTGCAACCAGCAAAAGTAGCTGCTCAAATAGCTGTTGCCAAAGTAAAAGATTATCCGGTAGTACACAGTTTTTCCGGAAAACTGGCGGCTGAAAAGCAATCGAATTTAAGTACCCGAATGATGGGGCAAGTGACCCGGATTTATGCTCGCCCCGGGCAAAAAGTAAAGCAAGGCGATCTGTTATTGCAAATTCGCAATCAGGATATTCTGGCAAAAAAAGCTCAGGTGGAAGCCAATAGAGTTGAAGCCGAAACCGCGTTTGAAAGTGCCGAAAAAGATTTGAAGCGTTTTGAAGCTTTGTATCAATCGGGAAGTGCGTCAGACAAGGAAATTGAAGATATGCGTTCGCGTTATCAAATGACTAAAGCTCGTTTGGAAGCTGTTAACCAGATGGAAAAAGAAGTAGAAGAATCGCTTCGATATGCGTCGATTCGTGCACCATACAGTGGAATTATCACCGGCAAATTTGTACAGGAAGGCGACATGGCCAATCCCGGAATGCCTTTACTGAGTATTGAAAACCCTTCGCAATGGAAAGTGTTGGCTCGTATTCCTGAGTCAGACATTGGCAGATTGGCCTTGAACGATTCAGTAAAAGTGCATTTCAATGCGGCGGATGGCCTGGAATTGAACGGTGTGATTGCC belongs to uncultured Sunxiuqinia sp. and includes:
- a CDS encoding efflux RND transporter periplasmic adaptor subunit: MKTNLVRTSPFIIALALGILISSCGKNDKQEAVQPAKVAAQIAVAKVKDYPVVHSFSGKLAAEKQSNLSTRMMGQVTRIYARPGQKVKQGDLLLQIRNQDILAKKAQVEANRVEAETAFESAEKDLKRFEALYQSGSASDKEIEDMRSRYQMTKARLEAVNQMEKEVEESLRYASIRAPYSGIITGKFVQEGDMANPGMPLLSIENPSQWKVLARIPESDIGRLALNDSVKVHFNAADGLELNGVIAEINPSSANTGNQFEAKVLLADNNEQLYSGMYATVLYEHGTHPLIMVPKTALVQRGQLVGLYTVSQTGNALLRWVKTGKTHEDSIEILSGLTDGESYIQISNGKLFDGALVENK
- a CDS encoding TrpB-like pyridoxal phosphate-dependent enzyme; the encoded protein is MTRQKKIFLDEADMPKQWYNLAPDLLTPLNPPLGPDGNPVSPDMLAPVFPMNLIEQEVSQERWIDIPEEIREHLFRWRPSPLIRAYELEEALGTPAKIYYKNEGVSPAGSHKPNTAIPQAWYNKQFGIKKLTTETGAGQWGSALSFACSVIGGIECKVFMVRVSFDQKPFRKMMMNTWGGKCVASPSMETKAGRDILAQYPDTPGSLGIAISEAVEAAVGDSTGQTRYALGSVLNHVMLHQTIIGLEAKKQLAKVGINKPDIVIGCCGGGSNFAGLSFPFIYDKVNGADIQIIGAEPFSCPTLTKAPFIYDNGDVAQMTPLMAMHSLGHNFVPAPIHAGGLRYHGMSPLVSAALRDNLMEAQAIHQSECFEAGLLFSKTEGIIPAPETTHAIAATIREAKKAKEEGKEKTILFNFSGHGLMDLVGYDKYLNGELHDYEYPDAEIALNLEKLKGYPLPK
- the galE gene encoding UDP-glucose 4-epimerase GalE, translated to MTQKILVTGGTGYIGSHTVVELQNAGYEVIVVDDLSNSSADVLENIEKISEKKPTFEQFSLADYNKTEDFFSRNQDIAAIIHFAASKAVGESVQMPLHYYRNNLVSLMNILECQRKYNIANIVFSSSCTVYGQPDQLPVTEDTPRKDAESPYGNTKRVNEDILQDSIKAYPEITGIALRYFNPIGAHSTALIGELPLGVPQNLVPFITQTAAGLREELSVFGDDYDTPDGSAIRDYINVVDLAKAHVIAIERLLKNKNKGGYEVFNLGTGNGYSVLEIINGFEKATGVKLNYKVVPRRAGDIEKIWADTIYANEELGWKAEKGLEETLLSAWNWEKRVRDIE
- the trpS gene encoding tryptophan--tRNA ligase, with translation MNKPTVVSGIRPTGFLHLGNYFGAVQNFLRMQEDYNCYFFIADIHSLTTHPTPENLQAGVKQVLAEYLACGIDPEKSTIFIQSDVPEIPQLYTILNMNAYLGELERTTSFKDKARQQPENVNAGLLTYPVLMASDIIIHKAHFVPVGKDQEQNLEMARKFAKRFNRMYKSDVFPIPKPFTLDGADLVKVPGLDGSGKMGKSEGNAINLYDTEKEIRKKVMRAVTDSGPIEMNAEKPEAIQNLFTLMKIVSQSEVVAQFDDAYNKCEIRYGDMKKQLAEDIVKFTNPIRERIVDILEDDAYLAKVAKMGAEKARESAVTTLQEVKNLVGFRKFY
- a CDS encoding TolC family protein, which produces MQKQLHIYLLLLSFTIPLIGLGQVKQLSLEEALQLAGENNRSAKVAEARQQAARGSYRMTNSLFLPGLSVSHTGVSTNDPLSAFGFKLKQEVVTQADFNPAMLNDPDDIENYSTKIELQQPILNVDGIYARKAAKNQYEAVSLQTERTRQQIQYEVKKAYFQLELAQSAVEVLQQSVNVAKEALTLTKDNEAQGFVKHADVLEASVRMEERQSQLREANNQLQTANEFLAHLVGLDLNSSIEPTDSMVEDPAQFTVNYNPGELENRSDLKAVQKQIEATENMLRSEKMKFIPRVNAFGSYEWNDKEILGTSASNYMVGASLSWDLFSGYKNVGSVQKASAQLNEARYNYDDYLSQSQIQLNRAKRKLELTYQQIQSGKLAKEQAEESLRIRTDRFEQGLEKTTDLLIAEALASKKNLDYIQRIYNYKQAVFELELLLEKEINE